The following coding sequences lie in one Photobacterium sp. CCB-ST2H9 genomic window:
- a CDS encoding chemotaxis protein CheV: MTTILDAVDLRTQLVGENRLELLIFRLHSAQLFAINVFKVREVVKQPHLHSLPGSHSNVCGVANIRGQSIPIIDLRSAIGVRATQESDETNLIITEYNRSVQGFLVAQVLNIANLTWQDIQPPPSHVGKNNYLTAITRVKRDGAERLVSIVDVEKVLAQIVDYNTDISEHVLDENLVSELSGRKVLIVDDSSTARSQIRDTLSQLSLDVIEATNGREALDILKGWCDEGKVINQEILMMFTDAEMPEMDGYRLTHEIRQDARMSNLFIALNTSLSGSFNQAMVEKVGCNRFISKFQPDLLVEVVQDRLREVLQSAPRLTPDLSAINQTKV, encoded by the coding sequence ATGACGACGATTCTCGACGCTGTCGATCTACGAACACAACTTGTCGGAGAAAACCGCCTGGAACTGCTCATCTTCCGGCTCCACTCCGCACAACTTTTTGCAATAAACGTGTTTAAAGTGCGCGAGGTCGTCAAGCAGCCTCATTTACATTCACTGCCTGGCAGCCATTCCAACGTCTGTGGTGTCGCGAATATTCGCGGTCAATCCATCCCGATTATTGACCTACGTAGTGCTATCGGCGTTCGTGCGACTCAGGAAAGTGATGAAACGAATCTCATCATTACAGAATACAACCGCAGTGTTCAGGGCTTTCTTGTCGCTCAGGTCCTCAACATTGCCAACCTGACCTGGCAGGATATTCAGCCTCCCCCAAGTCATGTTGGCAAAAACAATTACCTCACCGCTATCACTCGTGTGAAGCGAGACGGTGCTGAAAGACTGGTCAGCATTGTTGATGTAGAGAAAGTTCTGGCACAAATTGTGGATTACAACACTGATATTTCTGAGCATGTGCTGGACGAAAACCTGGTCAGCGAATTATCCGGGCGGAAAGTGTTAATCGTGGACGATTCATCAACCGCCCGCTCACAAATTCGCGATACGCTGTCTCAGCTCAGTCTGGACGTGATTGAAGCCACAAACGGCAGAGAAGCGCTGGATATACTCAAAGGCTGGTGTGATGAAGGCAAAGTGATCAATCAGGAAATTCTGATGATGTTCACTGATGCCGAAATGCCGGAAATGGATGGTTATCGCCTGACCCATGAAATCCGTCAGGATGCACGGATGAGCAACCTGTTTATAGCGCTCAATACCTCACTCAGCGGGAGCTTTAACCAGGCAATGGTAGAGAAAGTCGGCTGCAACCGGTTTATTTCCAAGTTCCAGCCTGACCTTCTGGTCGAAGTCGTACAGGACCGACTGAGAGAAGTACTGCAGTCCGCTCCCCGCCTTACTCCTGACCTTTCAGCAATAAATCAGACTAAAGTGTAG
- the nagA gene encoding N-acetylglucosamine-6-phosphate deacetylase, producing the protein MYAITHINVFNGNTIENDQAILIDGDRIASVIPMSEANQSQSLPEQCIDGTGLLATAGFIDIQLNGCGGVLLNTDIAKSTLDTMNATNLRHGTTQYLPTFITSETDRFNQVIRLIESIRQPEEEGILGLHLEGPFISKEKKGAHQEDCIRDLDEETARFLAAHADRIKVVTLAPEACNQGVIDILTRAGIIVSMGHTNGQYTDYAAKQGITMATHLFNAMSPLDSREPGAVGYIFDQKPHAGIIVDGIHVNYASVRIAHQLLGEKLFMVTDAVAPAGTTMKEYDMPGAKAYVTDGKCHYADGTIAGAAITMIEGIRNLIQHVGLSKEEALRMASLYPAKALGLETQYGRVQAGYTANLALLSDDLEVRSAIQMGQFHSFPA; encoded by the coding sequence ATGTATGCAATAACACATATCAACGTGTTTAATGGCAACACGATTGAAAATGATCAAGCCATACTGATTGACGGCGACAGGATCGCCAGCGTCATCCCAATGTCTGAGGCAAATCAAAGCCAGTCGCTTCCTGAACAATGCATCGATGGAACCGGATTGCTGGCAACCGCGGGTTTTATTGATATTCAGTTAAATGGCTGCGGAGGCGTCCTGCTCAATACGGATATTGCGAAATCCACGCTGGACACCATGAATGCCACAAACCTCCGGCACGGTACCACCCAATATCTTCCGACCTTTATTACCAGCGAAACCGATCGATTCAATCAGGTCATCCGGCTCATTGAAAGCATCCGGCAACCTGAAGAGGAAGGCATCCTGGGATTACATTTAGAAGGCCCCTTCATCAGTAAAGAGAAGAAAGGTGCGCATCAGGAAGATTGCATCCGTGATTTAGATGAAGAGACTGCCCGTTTTCTGGCGGCTCATGCCGATCGCATCAAAGTGGTTACGCTTGCTCCGGAAGCCTGTAACCAGGGTGTCATAGATATTCTGACCCGCGCCGGAATCATCGTTTCAATGGGTCATACCAATGGTCAGTACACGGATTATGCCGCCAAACAGGGCATTACCATGGCGACCCACCTCTTTAATGCCATGAGCCCGCTGGACTCACGTGAACCTGGCGCGGTTGGATATATTTTCGATCAGAAACCCCATGCCGGCATCATTGTTGATGGGATTCATGTGAATTATGCCTCGGTGCGTATCGCCCACCAGCTCCTGGGTGAGAAATTATTTATGGTCACGGATGCTGTCGCTCCTGCAGGCACGACAATGAAAGAATACGATATGCCTGGCGCAAAAGCATATGTCACTGACGGTAAATGCCACTACGCTGACGGCACAATTGCAGGCGCTGCCATCACGATGATTGAAGGCATCAGAAACCTGATTCAACATGTTGGGCTGTCAAAAGAAGAAGCACTGCGGATGGCCAGTCTTTACCCTGCCAAAGCTCTGGGACTGGAGACACAATATGGTCGCGTTCAAGCAGGTTATACAGCCAATCTGGCCCTGCTGAGTGATGACTTAGAGGTCAGGTCAGCGATTCAGATGGGTCAATTCCATTCATTTCCGGCATGA
- a CDS encoding NADH:ubiquinone oxidoreductase codes for MKFLFIFLVSVVAAVLSGEHFHSFMAGFGVASLAVGVAYWLAFRSTRYPQLAFMLLLSGLMAKMGVTVLGVMWGLENQIINSPLVFALSYLFFSIVATYSYFKLREFQLSRIETAKLANA; via the coding sequence ATGAAGTTTCTGTTCATTTTTCTGGTCTCTGTAGTGGCGGCTGTGTTGTCAGGTGAACATTTTCATTCATTTATGGCGGGATTTGGTGTGGCATCGCTGGCTGTTGGTGTTGCATACTGGCTCGCGTTCCGGTCCACTCGCTATCCGCAACTGGCTTTCATGCTGTTACTTTCAGGATTAATGGCGAAGATGGGGGTGACCGTCTTGGGTGTGATGTGGGGACTGGAAAATCAGATCATCAATTCTCCGCTGGTGTTCGCCTTGTCTTACCTGTTCTTTTCAATTGTTGCAACCTACAGCTATTTCAAATTGCGGGAATTCCAGCTCAGCCGGATTGAAACCGCTAAACTGGCTAACGCGTAA
- a CDS encoding hydrolase has translation MLDRNKTALVIVDVQGKLATLMDDTQTLFHNLSVITQGATALNLPIIWLEQLPDKLGPTIPQVADYLAEHTPIAKNCFSGCHSAEFMDALQSTGCENVILVGIEAHICVYQTAMDLLEKGFHVEVIADAVSSRIANNKTVALNRMQQAGVALSCTEMVLFELQRVAEGESFKKILNLIK, from the coding sequence ATGTTAGATCGCAACAAAACCGCACTCGTCATCGTAGATGTTCAGGGAAAACTGGCCACCCTGATGGACGACACACAGACCCTCTTCCACAACCTGTCCGTGATCACTCAAGGCGCCACTGCACTGAATCTGCCCATTATCTGGCTGGAACAATTACCGGACAAACTCGGTCCGACGATCCCTCAGGTTGCCGATTACCTTGCGGAGCACACCCCCATCGCGAAGAACTGCTTCAGCGGCTGCCACTCTGCAGAATTTATGGATGCACTTCAGTCAACCGGTTGTGAAAACGTCATTCTGGTCGGTATTGAAGCACATATCTGTGTGTACCAGACCGCCATGGATTTACTGGAAAAAGGGTTCCATGTTGAAGTCATTGCAGATGCTGTTTCTTCCCGTATCGCAAACAACAAAACTGTCGCATTGAATCGTATGCAGCAGGCCGGTGTTGCTTTATCTTGTACCGAGATGGTGCTGTTCGAGCTGCAACGGGTCGCTGAGGGCGAAAGCTTCAAGAAAATCTTAAACTTAATCAAATAA
- the pdsO gene encoding sortase-associated OmpA-like protein PdsO, producing the protein MKNLMKKTTMTLLVATALAATTTQAQAESARSFNEPVVQEQWIGMGSGAAVGGMVGGPVGAVIGAMVGGILGTAVGQDGYIETQNARLSEQAEAIQSLNARNAELEPVLDSYDTLKQEMANLRATQLQRELALAMNVHFRTGSSEIEPHFQSQLDEIAELMKQSPEMNWELSGYADRRGTTARNLTLSEARANAVRDYLESRGVNPLQIVTIAYGEEEPLQTDENGESDFFDRRVTLRSQQGPVQTAQSN; encoded by the coding sequence ATGAAAAATTTGATGAAGAAAACCACGATGACTCTGCTGGTTGCAACGGCACTGGCGGCAACCACGACTCAGGCTCAGGCTGAATCCGCGCGGTCTTTCAATGAACCTGTCGTTCAGGAGCAATGGATTGGCATGGGTTCAGGGGCCGCAGTGGGCGGGATGGTCGGCGGCCCCGTCGGCGCAGTGATCGGGGCAATGGTGGGCGGGATTCTGGGTACAGCCGTTGGCCAGGATGGCTATATTGAGACGCAAAATGCTCGGCTAAGTGAACAGGCAGAGGCAATCCAATCGCTGAATGCCCGAAATGCTGAGCTGGAGCCCGTGCTCGACAGTTATGACACGCTGAAACAGGAAATGGCAAATCTGAGAGCCACGCAGTTACAACGTGAACTGGCATTGGCAATGAACGTTCATTTCCGTACCGGTTCCTCGGAGATTGAGCCACATTTTCAGTCCCAGCTGGATGAAATTGCAGAATTGATGAAGCAGTCACCTGAAATGAACTGGGAATTGTCGGGTTACGCCGACCGGCGTGGCACAACCGCGCGAAACCTGACGCTGTCTGAAGCACGTGCAAATGCCGTGAGAGATTACCTTGAATCACGGGGCGTGAACCCACTGCAGATCGTCACAATTGCTTATGGTGAAGAAGAGCCGTTGCAGACAGACGAAAATGGTGAGTCTGACTTTTTTGACCGTCGTGTCACGCTGCGCAGTCAGCAGGGCCCGGTACAGACAGCTCAATCGAATTAA
- a CDS encoding L,D-transpeptidase family protein codes for MYRTLLCTLIGLASMGANAIEYPLPANGSKLVGSVEYYQVPENEKESIADIANYFDVGFLAVMEANKGVDPFLPEPGTMLTIPTQLILPDVPHEGIVINLAELRLYYFPPNKDSVYVFPIGIGRIGRETPVMTTSISQKIVGPTWTPTANIRKEYREERGIELPAVIPAGPDNPLGEYAMRLAHSRGEYLIHGTNKDFGIGMRVSSGCIRMNPWDIEWLFPRVNQGTKVRVINQPLKETREPDGSLYVEVHQPLSKSEAEAGTAKVVNPPRSLVNAVESDHQAVSKLSQALESQEGIPVALD; via the coding sequence GTGTATCGTACATTGCTTTGTACTTTGATTGGCTTAGCTTCAATGGGAGCAAATGCTATTGAATACCCACTGCCAGCCAACGGCAGCAAGCTGGTTGGTTCCGTGGAGTATTATCAGGTCCCTGAAAATGAAAAAGAGAGTATCGCTGATATCGCGAACTACTTTGATGTTGGCTTCCTGGCCGTAATGGAAGCGAACAAAGGTGTGGATCCGTTTTTGCCGGAACCTGGCACGATGCTGACGATTCCGACCCAGCTCATTTTGCCGGATGTTCCCCATGAAGGGATCGTGATTAACCTGGCTGAGCTGCGTCTTTACTATTTCCCGCCGAACAAAGACTCCGTCTATGTATTCCCTATTGGTATCGGCCGGATTGGGCGTGAAACACCGGTGATGACGACGTCGATCAGTCAGAAGATTGTTGGCCCGACCTGGACACCAACGGCGAATATCCGCAAAGAGTACAGAGAAGAACGCGGTATTGAATTACCTGCGGTCATCCCGGCTGGTCCGGATAACCCGCTGGGTGAGTATGCGATGCGTCTGGCACACAGCCGGGGTGAGTATCTGATTCACGGAACCAATAAAGATTTTGGGATTGGCATGCGGGTGAGTTCAGGCTGTATCCGTATGAATCCCTGGGATATTGAATGGCTTTTCCCCCGGGTGAATCAGGGGACAAAGGTCAGGGTGATCAATCAGCCTTTGAAAGAAACCCGTGAGCCAGACGGCAGTTTGTATGTTGAAGTGCATCAGCCTCTGTCTAAGAGCGAAGCTGAAGCCGGAACTGCGAAGGTTGTGAACCCGCCGCGTTCACTGGTCAATGCAGTGGAGAGTGATCATCAGGCTGTTTCAAAGCTGTCGCAGGCTTTGGAATCGCAGGAAGGCATCCCGGTCGCATTGGACTGA
- a CDS encoding fatty acid desaturase, whose translation MAHPKPPIIWLNVMIFTVTFAIAAVGAPLYAYFVGFDWQQGLMLLAAFSYCGMSITAGYHRLWSHKAYEANAVVRFIYAIGGAFALQNSILHWSSDHRIHHKHVDNNDVDPYSAKLGFFYSHIGWMLREYQAHRYTDYKNCRDLQKDKIVMWQHKYYVPLAIATNFGIPLLFGLLHGDVWGALLLVGVVRLVLSHHTTFFINSLAHIWGAQPYTDKNTARDNGFLAFLTFGEGYHNYHHIFENDYRNGIRWWQFDPTKWLIRTLAWLGMARNLRTCPEDKIEKAKATMMLKRMQARLNERSDSLAVLQKVESEYEILMQKISDYYATKKQVLEAKKQTLRAQYESLEIVQQYQEMKARLEQQRRSWKSLTAQYA comes from the coding sequence ATGGCACATCCCAAACCGCCGATTATCTGGCTGAATGTAATGATCTTTACCGTCACGTTTGCAATTGCTGCGGTCGGTGCTCCCTTATACGCATATTTCGTTGGTTTTGACTGGCAACAGGGGCTGATGCTGCTTGCTGCATTCAGTTACTGTGGCATGTCTATCACTGCCGGTTATCACAGACTCTGGTCACACAAAGCTTATGAAGCGAATGCTGTGGTGCGTTTTATTTATGCGATTGGCGGCGCTTTTGCGTTGCAGAACAGTATCCTGCACTGGTCGTCTGATCATCGGATTCACCACAAGCATGTTGATAACAACGATGTTGACCCGTATTCCGCGAAACTGGGTTTCTTTTACAGCCATATCGGATGGATGCTGCGGGAATATCAGGCACACCGGTACACGGATTACAAGAACTGCCGTGATCTGCAAAAAGATAAGATTGTCATGTGGCAGCACAAATATTATGTACCGCTAGCAATCGCGACGAACTTTGGTATTCCGCTGCTTTTCGGTTTACTGCATGGTGATGTCTGGGGAGCACTGCTTCTTGTGGGCGTTGTGCGTCTGGTATTGAGTCACCATACAACCTTTTTTATCAATTCACTGGCCCATATCTGGGGTGCACAGCCTTATACCGATAAAAACACCGCCCGGGATAATGGTTTCCTGGCCTTCCTGACCTTTGGTGAGGGATATCATAATTACCACCATATCTTCGAGAATGACTACCGGAACGGTATTCGCTGGTGGCAGTTTGATCCGACCAAATGGCTGATCCGCACTTTAGCGTGGCTGGGCATGGCGCGAAACCTGCGGACCTGCCCGGAGGATAAAATAGAAAAAGCCAAAGCGACCATGATGCTGAAACGGATGCAGGCGCGTTTGAATGAACGTTCAGACAGTCTGGCTGTGCTGCAGAAAGTTGAATCTGAATACGAAATATTAATGCAGAAGATTTCTGACTACTACGCTACGAAAAAGCAGGTGCTGGAAGCGAAAAAACAGACATTGCGAGCGCAGTATGAAAGTCTGGAGATTGTTCAGCAATATCAGGAGATGAAAGCCCGGCTGGAACAGCAGCGACGCTCCTGGAAATCACTGACGGCACAGTATGCCTGA
- the pdsS gene encoding proteobacterial dedicated sortase system histidine kinase, translated as MGSLITRLTAGLRLKIIIITSLLLTLPWFGYRFVLEMEKLLRQGQEQTLIGTARAIATALNERPALFSQQANFLPRVQQGRDLYVYDLPAAIQVDGHLDDWPSDMGAKMHYYGHPYVLFSQQVYPKGYTDFYLITARHQQEIYAALKVNDPHLVLRRTGSNRVDRNDHLTLALTTPEGKFERYLIALEASGLTSVWLISDNPDTQESFLPVTNVTASWQPSDTGYTLEIALPADLLGQQMAVAIHNVDHATKRDVESIIATANTKSADTLGPVLLPSPDIEQIVKGMGHSSSRIWVLDRHQRVLAQSGDIQHSNGVWATSIRYDEEEHGLGSWLEQYLLRPLYYTFLLSDPVPFDDQPANPAMIQGVHVDQALHGRGYAHWRPSSDGKAMILSAAYPIWLNDTVMGAVVVEESTQGVQTLKNRALEKLFNVLLAIILIAAIILFLFASSLSSRIRRLRDQAEQSIDAQGRIRDAIVSSSSRDEIGDLSRSLANMVSRLGQYNHYLENLSSRLSHELRTPVAVVRSSLDNLAMSQQHGEDEKRYIDRAQDGIRRLGTILSSMTEATRIEQSLQGADMERFAFNELVSGCMQGYQLAFRQHQFRVQIPESPVFIEGAPDFLAQLLDKLIANATEFSPVGPPIEVTLSQKNHLAVLTVSNQGPLLPQDMTDQLLHSMVSVRSQQHQAKPHLGLGLFIARLIAEYHAGQIAIRNRTDGQGVIVTITLPLSESAAKLS; from the coding sequence ATGGGGAGCCTGATCACACGCCTGACAGCAGGACTGCGGCTCAAGATCATTATCATCACCAGCCTGTTACTGACCTTACCCTGGTTCGGCTACCGGTTTGTGCTGGAAATGGAAAAACTGCTGCGTCAGGGGCAGGAACAGACGCTGATTGGCACTGCCAGAGCCATTGCAACTGCACTGAACGAACGTCCGGCACTGTTCAGCCAGCAAGCCAATTTTCTGCCCCGGGTTCAGCAGGGACGGGATCTGTACGTCTATGATCTGCCAGCTGCCATTCAAGTGGACGGTCATCTGGATGACTGGCCTTCAGACATGGGCGCAAAGATGCACTATTACGGTCATCCTTATGTACTGTTCAGCCAGCAGGTCTATCCGAAGGGGTACACTGATTTTTACCTGATAACCGCCCGTCATCAGCAAGAGATCTATGCCGCCCTGAAAGTGAACGACCCGCATCTCGTTCTTCGGCGGACAGGCAGCAATCGTGTTGACAGAAATGATCACCTGACACTGGCATTGACAACGCCCGAGGGCAAATTTGAACGCTATCTCATTGCACTGGAAGCCAGCGGACTGACCTCTGTCTGGCTGATAAGTGACAATCCGGACACGCAGGAATCCTTCTTACCCGTAACAAACGTCACAGCCAGCTGGCAGCCTTCCGATACAGGCTACACACTCGAAATCGCACTTCCGGCGGATCTGTTGGGCCAGCAGATGGCTGTCGCCATCCATAATGTTGACCATGCCACCAAACGAGACGTTGAAAGCATTATCGCAACCGCAAACACAAAGTCTGCTGATACTTTAGGTCCGGTCCTGCTGCCATCACCGGACATTGAACAGATCGTCAAGGGCATGGGACACAGCAGTTCCCGGATCTGGGTTCTGGATCGCCACCAGCGTGTACTGGCGCAGTCCGGTGATATTCAGCATTCAAACGGGGTCTGGGCTACCTCAATTCGCTATGACGAAGAGGAACATGGTCTGGGCTCTTGGCTGGAACAGTATCTCCTGCGCCCGCTCTATTACACCTTTCTCCTCTCAGATCCCGTGCCTTTTGATGATCAGCCTGCCAATCCAGCCATGATTCAAGGGGTTCACGTCGATCAGGCACTTCATGGCCGCGGGTATGCGCACTGGCGCCCGTCCTCAGACGGAAAAGCCATGATTCTGTCAGCAGCCTATCCGATTTGGCTGAATGACACAGTGATGGGCGCAGTGGTTGTTGAAGAATCGACGCAGGGCGTACAAACCCTGAAAAACAGAGCGCTGGAGAAGCTGTTCAATGTCCTGTTAGCCATTATTCTGATTGCAGCTATTATTCTGTTTCTCTTTGCGTCCAGTCTGTCCAGCCGGATTCGCCGTTTGCGTGATCAGGCGGAACAATCCATCGATGCTCAGGGGCGTATCCGGGATGCGATTGTCTCTTCCTCTTCCCGGGATGAAATCGGAGATTTATCGCGCAGTCTGGCAAATATGGTCAGCCGTCTAGGACAGTACAATCACTACCTCGAAAACCTGTCGTCACGGCTGTCGCATGAGCTGCGCACACCTGTGGCCGTTGTCCGCTCTTCACTGGATAACCTGGCGATGTCACAGCAACATGGAGAAGACGAAAAACGTTATATCGACCGAGCACAGGACGGTATCCGTCGGTTGGGTACCATTTTGTCCAGCATGACGGAGGCAACCCGGATAGAACAGAGCCTTCAGGGCGCTGACATGGAAAGATTTGCTTTCAATGAACTCGTCAGTGGCTGCATGCAGGGTTATCAGCTGGCATTCCGGCAACATCAGTTCCGCGTTCAAATTCCGGAATCCCCCGTCTTCATTGAGGGAGCGCCGGACTTTCTGGCACAGTTACTGGACAAACTGATCGCCAACGCCACAGAATTCTCTCCGGTAGGCCCCCCCATCGAGGTGACACTGTCACAAAAGAATCATCTTGCTGTTCTGACGGTCAGCAATCAAGGCCCGCTCCTGCCGCAAGATATGACGGATCAGTTACTGCATTCAATGGTTTCAGTACGCAGCCAGCAGCACCAAGCCAAGCCCCATCTGGGACTCGGACTCTTCATTGCCAGATTGATCGCTGAATATCACGCAGGACAGATCGCCATCCGGAACCGAACCGACGGCCAGGGTGTTATCGTCACCATCACTTTGCCACTGAGCGAGTCAGCAGCAAAACTGTCTTAG
- a CDS encoding Lpp/OprI family alanine-zipper lipoprotein produces MNRSLSILTGIILSATLIGCSSSDEVDQMQQLTNKVDMLSDQVGALQSQQDQMAGAVNDARASADAAYQEAMRANQRIDNMASSYRK; encoded by the coding sequence ATGAACCGTTCATTATCTATCCTTACTGGTATCATTCTGAGTGCAACTTTGATTGGCTGTTCCAGCTCAGATGAAGTAGACCAAATGCAACAATTAACCAACAAAGTAGATATGCTTTCTGACCAAGTAGGCGCTCTGCAAAGTCAGCAAGATCAGATGGCCGGCGCAGTCAATGACGCTCGTGCATCTGCTGATGCTGCTTATCAGGAAGCAATGCGTGCTAACCAACGTATCGACAATATGGCTAGCTCGTATCGTAAGTAA
- the pdsR gene encoding proteobacterial dedicated sortase system response regulator, producing MKHIAIVEDETAIRENYIDVLKKHGYNVHGYADRQQAQAAFDVKLPDLAIIDIGLGHEIDGGFALCQSLRALSPTLPIIFLTARDSDFDTVCGLRMGADDYLTKDISLPHLMARIAALFRRSELLASPTTEDTLLYREELTIDQNKMQIFWRSEPVDLTVTEFWMVYALAKRPGHVRSRQDLMDDARVVVDDSTITSHVKRIRKKFMQCDPSFDQIHTVYGMGYRWGA from the coding sequence ATGAAACACATAGCGATTGTTGAAGACGAAACCGCGATTCGCGAAAATTACATAGATGTGCTGAAAAAGCACGGCTACAACGTTCATGGATATGCCGACCGGCAACAAGCTCAGGCTGCATTTGATGTGAAACTACCGGATCTAGCCATTATTGATATTGGCTTAGGTCATGAAATCGACGGGGGATTTGCACTGTGCCAGTCATTACGCGCGCTCTCCCCGACGCTGCCAATTATATTTCTGACGGCCAGAGACAGCGACTTTGATACGGTTTGCGGACTTCGTATGGGCGCCGATGATTACCTGACCAAAGACATCAGCCTGCCCCATCTGATGGCCCGGATTGCAGCACTTTTCCGCCGGAGTGAACTTCTGGCTTCACCGACTACAGAAGACACACTTCTGTATCGTGAAGAGCTGACTATCGATCAAAACAAAATGCAGATTTTCTGGCGTTCCGAGCCCGTGGATCTGACGGTAACCGAGTTCTGGATGGTCTACGCACTGGCGAAGCGCCCCGGACATGTCAGAAGCCGCCAGGATCTGATGGATGATGCCAGAGTGGTTGTCGATGACAGCACAATTACGTCGCACGTCAAACGGATCCGGAAAAAATTTATGCAATGTGATCCCAGCTTCGACCAGATTCACACTGTCTACGGCATGGGGTACAGATGGGGAGCCTGA
- a CDS encoding DUF368 domain-containing protein codes for MSNVFTFLKGLAMGAADVVPGVSGGTIAFITGIYDTLLESIRRINPSLIRLARQQGLKAVLNHINAGFLIVLLTGILTSILTLARVITWMLHTHPIPLWSFFFGLILISAVHMFKQVQDWGPTRLLSLLLGVAFAYGITVLHPIDMSPTSINVVLAGSIAICAMILPGISGSFILLLLGMYAPILAAAKSLQLGTLGLFATGCVIGLLCFSHLLSWLLRNYRDLTLTFLTGLMLGTLNKVWPWKETLTWRTNSSGEQVPLIEHNLSPFSFEQITGHPALLGYAIAAMVLGILLVWGLEKFAEE; via the coding sequence ATGAGCAACGTGTTTACTTTTTTAAAAGGATTAGCGATGGGCGCGGCAGACGTCGTTCCCGGCGTCTCCGGTGGTACGATCGCTTTTATCACGGGTATTTATGACACCCTGCTTGAAAGCATTCGTCGTATTAATCCAAGCCTGATCCGCCTGGCGCGGCAACAGGGCCTGAAAGCGGTACTGAACCACATTAATGCCGGTTTTCTGATTGTCTTACTGACCGGTATTCTCACCAGCATCCTGACGCTGGCGCGCGTGATTACCTGGATGCTGCACACCCACCCGATTCCGTTGTGGTCGTTTTTCTTTGGTCTGATCCTGATTTCAGCCGTGCACATGTTTAAACAGGTGCAGGATTGGGGCCCCACCCGTCTGCTCAGTCTGCTGCTGGGTGTTGCTTTTGCCTATGGCATTACCGTGCTTCACCCGATCGATATGTCACCCACCAGCATAAATGTAGTACTCGCTGGTTCAATCGCGATCTGCGCTATGATTTTGCCCGGCATTTCCGGCAGCTTTATTCTGCTGCTACTGGGTATGTACGCGCCGATACTGGCCGCTGCAAAATCGTTACAACTGGGGACTCTGGGTCTGTTTGCTACCGGCTGTGTGATTGGTCTGCTGTGCTTCTCACACCTGCTGTCGTGGTTACTCCGCAATTACCGTGACCTCACCCTGACTTTCCTGACCGGCCTGATGCTGGGCACACTGAACAAAGTCTGGCCGTGGAAAGAAACTCTGACCTGGCGGACCAACTCAAGTGGTGAGCAGGTGCCGCTGATCGAGCACAACCTGTCACCATTCAGCTTTGAGCAAATCACCGGCCATCCGGCTCTGCTGGGATACGCCATTGCTGCGATGGTACTGGGTATTTTGCTGGTCTGGGGACTGGAAAAATTTGCTGAGGAATAA
- a CDS encoding SCO family protein: MKYQWIILAVALIAGLATRYFVDNHDANVAAAEQSSGQLESGKDTINLFNTDDDRLRVVYFGYTHCPDVCPTSLAILGAALKAVSQEQLNKVWPVFITLDPERDTPEKSAQYAQYFHKDITGMTGTQSQTQLLAKKYGVLYMKTAQEDSALEYSVDHSSYFYLLKPDGTLMEKVPHTLNPNILVDAIAKNERLLFEN; this comes from the coding sequence GTGAAATATCAATGGATTATCCTGGCCGTTGCTCTGATTGCCGGCCTCGCTACCCGTTACTTTGTCGATAACCACGATGCCAATGTCGCTGCAGCGGAGCAATCCAGCGGCCAGCTGGAAAGCGGCAAAGACACGATCAACCTGTTCAACACCGATGATGATCGTCTGCGCGTTGTCTATTTTGGTTATACGCACTGCCCGGATGTCTGCCCGACTTCTCTTGCTATCCTGGGCGCTGCGCTAAAAGCCGTGTCACAGGAACAACTCAATAAAGTCTGGCCGGTATTTATTACATTAGACCCGGAAAGAGACACACCGGAAAAAAGCGCTCAATACGCGCAATATTTCCATAAAGATATTACCGGGATGACGGGAACTCAGTCGCAAACACAATTATTGGCGAAGAAATATGGCGTGCTCTATATGAAAACAGCTCAGGAAGACTCGGCGCTGGAATATTCTGTCGACCACAGCTCTTATTTTTACCTGCTGAAACCAGACGGCACCCTGATGGAAAAAGTCCCGCACACTTTAAATCCGAATATTCTGGTAGACGCCATCGCGAAGAATGAACGTCTCTTATTTGAGAATTAA